A window of the Mesorhizobium opportunistum WSM2075 genome harbors these coding sequences:
- a CDS encoding Gfo/Idh/MocA family protein has translation MAPLRVGLVGLGEVAQSIHLPVLADQRDRWAIAGVHDVSPSLVALITSQYATAKAYDSAEALINSPDIDVVFVLSSDDTHSRFVRAAIAADKHILLEKPACLTVREIDELLALMPAYQKTLFVGYMRRYAPAYLAARDELPAHADITHVRIFDLISEGRHFLKKSRNVLYPNDIDPALLARGARERDALIREVVGADAPADLVRAYRGLTALSSHHISAMRGLIGEPARVVAAHRTNGGANTSVTFDYGHFACLYDAVVDDLGLFDAMIEVRSNTRRVRIIYDTPYIRSLPTRLEVTEAGPLGPVTKSFGPLYGDAFSNELEIFHRHITEGTKPLTDLADSRRDLALMAGIIERMKESAA, from the coding sequence GTGGCACCACTTCGTGTCGGACTTGTGGGTCTTGGAGAAGTCGCGCAGTCGATCCATCTGCCCGTTCTGGCGGATCAGCGCGACCGCTGGGCGATCGCGGGCGTCCATGACGTGTCGCCAAGCCTGGTGGCGCTGATCACCTCCCAATATGCGACGGCAAAAGCCTACGACTCGGCCGAGGCGCTGATCAATTCACCCGACATCGACGTGGTGTTCGTGCTGTCGTCCGACGACACTCACAGCCGCTTCGTGCGCGCCGCGATTGCCGCCGACAAGCACATCCTGCTGGAAAAGCCGGCTTGCCTGACGGTGCGCGAGATCGATGAGTTGCTGGCACTGATGCCGGCCTACCAAAAGACCCTGTTCGTCGGCTACATGCGCCGCTACGCGCCGGCCTATCTGGCGGCCAGGGACGAGCTTCCCGCCCACGCCGACATCACCCATGTCCGCATCTTCGACCTGATTTCGGAGGGCCGGCACTTCCTCAAGAAGAGCCGGAACGTCCTTTATCCTAACGACATCGACCCTGCCCTCCTCGCGCGAGGCGCCAGGGAACGGGATGCGCTGATCCGTGAAGTCGTCGGCGCCGACGCGCCCGCAGACCTGGTGCGCGCCTATCGCGGGCTGACGGCGCTGTCCTCGCACCACATCTCGGCGATGCGCGGGCTCATCGGCGAGCCGGCGCGCGTCGTCGCCGCGCACCGCACCAATGGTGGTGCCAACACATCCGTCACCTTCGATTACGGCCATTTCGCCTGTCTCTATGACGCGGTGGTCGACGATCTCGGCCTGTTCGACGCCATGATCGAGGTGCGCTCCAACACCAGGCGCGTGCGCATCATCTACGACACGCCCTATATCCGCAGCCTGCCGACCCGGCTGGAGGTGACAGAGGCCGGCCCGCTCGGCCCGGTGACCAAAAGCTTCGGGCCGCTCTATGGCGACGCCTTCTCCAACGAGCTGGAGATTTTCCATCGCCATATCACCGAGGGCACCAAGCCTTTGACCGACCTCGCCGACTCGCGCCGCGACCTGGCGCTGATGGCCGGGATCATCGAGCGCATGAAGGAGAGCGCTGCCTGA
- a CDS encoding ABC transporter permease: MSSSNNNAPAAHSAGAAEESRPSLSALLLDPSFWADWASVVGLVGLVIVFGIAQPVFLSIANLQALLLAASILVVLSIGQTFVVATSGIDLSLAAAVMLGAIVLGLVNAVGYGIFIACVLCVLATSAIGFLNGLIITAGKIPDFVVTLGTLSAITGLGLILSGGEPTMVGSTFLLRLASGSFGPFGYPVWVAIAAVVAAHVALYHTRFGVHLLATGGQVESAGALGIRTNRVKIAAYTISGLCAGIAAILLVARIGSAEPQINTSLLLNSVAAVVLGGVSLFGGRASILGPAIGALMLTALVNGLTLLSVSAFYQPLAVGAIVVLAALIMRYQK, from the coding sequence GTGAGCAGTTCCAACAACAACGCGCCCGCCGCCCATTCGGCGGGCGCGGCGGAGGAGAGCCGCCCCTCCCTGTCGGCTCTCCTCCTGGATCCTTCCTTCTGGGCCGACTGGGCATCCGTCGTCGGCCTGGTCGGTCTCGTCATCGTCTTCGGCATCGCCCAGCCGGTCTTCCTCAGCATCGCCAATCTGCAGGCACTGTTGCTGGCGGCGTCCATCCTGGTCGTACTGTCGATCGGCCAGACCTTTGTCGTCGCGACCTCAGGCATCGACCTGTCGCTGGCGGCGGCCGTCATGCTCGGCGCCATCGTCCTCGGCCTGGTCAATGCGGTGGGCTACGGCATCTTCATCGCCTGCGTGCTCTGCGTGCTGGCCACCAGCGCCATCGGTTTCCTCAACGGCCTCATCATCACCGCCGGCAAAATCCCCGATTTCGTGGTGACGCTCGGCACGCTGTCGGCCATCACCGGGCTAGGTCTGATCCTGTCGGGCGGCGAGCCGACCATGGTCGGTTCGACCTTCCTGCTCAGGCTTGCCTCAGGTTCCTTCGGCCCATTCGGCTATCCGGTCTGGGTGGCGATAGCGGCGGTCGTCGCAGCGCATGTCGCGCTCTACCACACGCGCTTCGGCGTCCATCTCCTGGCGACCGGAGGCCAGGTCGAAAGCGCCGGCGCGCTCGGCATCCGCACCAATCGGGTCAAGATCGCCGCCTACACCATCTCGGGCCTGTGCGCCGGCATCGCGGCAATCCTCCTGGTGGCGCGCATCGGCTCGGCCGAACCGCAGATCAACACCAGCCTGCTTTTGAATTCGGTGGCCGCGGTGGTGCTGGGCGGCGTCAGCCTGTTTGGCGGCCGTGCCAGCATACTTGGCCCGGCCATCGGCGCGCTGATGCTGACCGCACTGGTCAACGGGCTGACGCTGCTTAGCGTTTCGGCCTTCTACCAACCGCTTGCCGTGGGTGCCATCGTGGTGCTGGCGGCGCTGATCATGCGGTATCAGAAATGA
- a CDS encoding GMC family oxidoreductase translates to MSGEYDYIIAGAGSAGCTLANRLVNAGKRVLIVEAGPADNTRLIDMPATFAKVIGTARSWIYESEPEPSVGGRRLPVPQGRTLGGGSSINAMLYIRGQPQDYDGWRDLGCTGWGWDEVLPVFRRLERNERLAGEHHGIEGPLPVSDPRHRHPLSLAYVQAAQQAGYRYNDDFNGAQQEGVGFYQTTTTNGERQSVAKVFLRPLAGNANLTVVTDALVTGVTLENGAASGLAYTTSDGRNHTATARAEVILTAGALATPKLMMLSGLGPAEHLAGLGIPVIRDMPSVGRDLQDHVAAPVYALTRRPISLLGQDRGLKALRHGIQYLLFRSGLLTSNVVESGGFFDTDGDGRPDVQFHVLPVMIESAEHGSIERHGMELNPCVLRPKSRGTVGLRSRDAADPIRFTTGFLSDPHDLALLLAGMKIARNILRQPALQAVVAGELSPGDDADLSDQAITDHILEHAKTVYHPCGTCRMGTDDGAVVDPQLRVRGVPRLRICDASIMPRLISGNTNAPVIMIADRCADFILGG, encoded by the coding sequence ATGAGCGGAGAGTACGACTACATCATCGCCGGCGCCGGCTCGGCCGGCTGCACGCTGGCCAACCGGCTGGTCAATGCGGGTAAGCGCGTGCTGATCGTCGAGGCCGGGCCTGCCGACAACACGCGGCTCATCGACATGCCCGCCACCTTCGCCAAGGTGATCGGCACGGCGCGCAGCTGGATCTACGAATCCGAGCCCGAGCCGAGCGTCGGCGGACGTCGGCTGCCGGTGCCGCAGGGCCGCACGCTGGGCGGCGGCTCTTCCATCAACGCCATGCTCTACATCAGGGGCCAGCCGCAGGATTACGATGGCTGGCGCGACCTTGGCTGCACCGGCTGGGGCTGGGACGAGGTGTTGCCGGTGTTCCGGCGGCTGGAGCGCAATGAGCGGCTGGCCGGCGAGCACCACGGCATCGAGGGCCCACTGCCCGTCTCCGATCCACGCCACCGCCATCCGCTGTCGTTGGCCTATGTGCAAGCCGCGCAACAGGCCGGTTATCGCTACAATGACGACTTCAACGGAGCGCAACAGGAAGGCGTCGGCTTCTACCAGACGACGACCACGAACGGCGAACGCCAGTCAGTGGCTAAAGTGTTTCTGAGGCCGTTGGCCGGCAACGCCAACCTCACCGTGGTCACCGACGCGCTGGTCACCGGCGTGACACTGGAAAACGGGGCGGCAAGCGGCCTCGCCTACACCACTTCGGACGGCCGCAACCATACAGCGACGGCAAGGGCCGAGGTGATCCTCACCGCCGGTGCGCTGGCGACGCCGAAGCTGATGATGCTGTCGGGACTGGGACCAGCCGAACATCTGGCCGGGCTCGGTATTCCCGTCATCCGCGACATGCCATCGGTCGGCCGCGACCTGCAGGATCATGTCGCGGCGCCCGTCTATGCATTGACACGTCGACCGATCTCGCTGCTCGGGCAGGATCGCGGCCTGAAGGCACTGCGCCACGGCATCCAGTACCTGCTATTTCGCAGCGGTCTGCTCACTTCCAACGTGGTCGAAAGCGGCGGCTTCTTCGACACTGACGGCGACGGCCGGCCCGATGTCCAGTTCCACGTCCTGCCAGTGATGATCGAAAGCGCCGAGCATGGTTCGATCGAGCGCCACGGCATGGAGCTCAACCCCTGTGTCCTCCGGCCAAAGTCGCGCGGCACGGTCGGCCTGCGCTCACGTGATGCCGCCGACCCGATCCGCTTCACCACCGGCTTCCTGTCCGATCCCCATGATCTCGCTCTGCTGCTCGCCGGCATGAAGATTGCCCGCAATATCCTGCGCCAGCCTGCCCTGCAGGCCGTGGTCGCCGGGGAACTGTCGCCGGGTGACGATGCGGATCTTTCCGACCAGGCGATAACGGACCACATCCTCGAACACGCCAAGACCGTCTATCACCCCTGCGGCACCTGCCGGATGGGCACCGACGACGGCGCGGTGGTCGATCCGCAATTGCGCGTGCGCGGCGTACCGCGCCTGCGCATCTGCGACGCCTCGATCATGCCGCGCCTGATCAGCGGCAACACCAACGCGCCCGTGATCATGATCGCCGACCGCTGCGCCGATTTCATCCTGGGCGGGTAA
- a CDS encoding alpha-D-ribose 1-methylphosphonate 5-triphosphate diphosphatase, producing MWLSDFEIVLRDRVVANGAVRIENGRIAEIRDEPVENADIEGGGRLLLPGFIDMHGDMVEKEVEPRTGVHVPMRIGIAELDKKLASCGVTTAYAALSFIGASVTSGVLRSEDHTSDIIETIAGMKDDLLVDHRIHARFEVTFTPAIAMLQRLMDAGKLHLISLMDHTPGQGQYRDVELYIARIAKERGMSVAMASEIVGQRMAGREGQGDVLNALQDLSARARACGIVLASHDDDTLEKVELVHGLGAVLSEFPVTLEAAQEARRLGMHTAMGAPNALRGVSYSGNLSARRAYEAGLLDMLASDYHPASILPAVLGLAQVRDGGLAAAAALTSANPAAALGLTDRGAIEPGLLADLVVADRQPVARVRATFRAGRMIYGDGTLAPALKAERFEEAATGRYRLA from the coding sequence ATGTGGCTGAGTGACTTCGAAATTGTCCTGCGCGACCGCGTCGTTGCCAATGGCGCCGTCAGGATCGAAAACGGCCGGATTGCCGAAATCCGTGACGAGCCTGTCGAGAATGCCGACATCGAGGGTGGCGGCCGCCTGCTCCTGCCGGGCTTCATCGACATGCATGGCGACATGGTGGAGAAGGAAGTCGAGCCGCGCACCGGCGTCCACGTGCCGATGCGGATCGGCATTGCCGAGCTCGACAAGAAGCTCGCCTCCTGCGGCGTGACGACGGCCTATGCCGCGCTCTCCTTCATCGGCGCCAGCGTCACCAGCGGCGTGCTGCGCTCGGAAGATCATACGTCCGATATCATCGAGACTATCGCCGGGATGAAGGACGATCTGCTTGTCGACCATCGCATCCATGCCCGATTCGAGGTCACCTTCACGCCCGCGATCGCCATGCTGCAAAGGCTGATGGATGCAGGCAAGCTGCACCTCATCTCCTTGATGGACCACACGCCCGGACAGGGACAATACCGCGACGTCGAACTCTACATCGCCCGCATCGCCAAGGAGCGTGGCATGTCCGTTGCCATGGCCTCCGAGATCGTCGGACAGCGCATGGCCGGCCGCGAGGGCCAGGGCGATGTACTCAACGCGCTGCAGGATCTGTCGGCCCGCGCCCGCGCCTGCGGCATCGTGCTTGCCTCGCATGACGACGACACGCTGGAAAAGGTGGAACTGGTCCATGGCCTGGGCGCCGTGCTCAGCGAATTCCCGGTGACGCTCGAAGCGGCGCAGGAAGCCCGCCGGCTCGGCATGCACACCGCAATGGGCGCGCCCAACGCGCTGCGCGGAGTCTCCTATTCCGGCAATCTTTCCGCCCGGCGGGCCTATGAGGCGGGATTGCTCGACATGCTGGCCAGCGACTACCATCCAGCCTCGATCCTGCCGGCCGTGCTTGGTCTGGCACAGGTGCGCGACGGCGGCCTCGCGGCGGCGGCCGCGCTGACAAGCGCCAACCCGGCCGCGGCGCTCGGGCTCACCGATCGCGGCGCCATCGAGCCGGGGCTTCTGGCCGACCTGGTTGTTGCCGACCGCCAGCCGGTGGCACGTGTCCGCGCCACCTTCCGCGCCGGCCGCATGATCTACGGCGACGGCACGCTTGCGCCAGCCCTCAAGGCAGAACGTTTCGAAGAGGCCGCCACTGGCCGTTACCGGCTGGCCTGA
- a CDS encoding ATP-binding cassette domain-containing protein: protein MSAVLPFPASDAIIACQDLSKHFGGVRAFTDVAFQARRGEVTAVIGDNGAGKSTLIRCLVGVHVPDAGSIVFDGRQHPFSNPDGARKAGIETVHQNLALIDELTVAQNLFLNRELVRRIGPFAFLDRKAMKREARSMLSRLSINVPSINQRVRRLSGGQRQAISICRAVGSGAKLVVMDEPTAALGVQETANVEALIRRLREQSVSVILVSHNFDQVRRLSDQIWVMRAGKMAATVRAAETTGNELVALVTGAA from the coding sequence ATGAGCGCGGTCCTCCCCTTCCCCGCCTCGGACGCGATCATCGCCTGCCAGGACCTGAGCAAGCATTTCGGCGGGGTGCGCGCCTTCACCGATGTCGCCTTCCAGGCGCGCCGCGGCGAGGTCACCGCCGTCATCGGCGACAATGGCGCCGGTAAGTCGACGCTGATCCGCTGCCTAGTCGGCGTGCATGTGCCGGATGCCGGCTCGATCGTCTTCGACGGCCGCCAGCACCCCTTCTCCAACCCGGACGGAGCACGCAAGGCCGGCATCGAGACCGTGCACCAGAACCTGGCGCTGATCGACGAACTGACGGTGGCGCAAAACCTGTTCCTCAACCGCGAGCTCGTGCGCCGCATCGGCCCTTTCGCGTTCCTAGACCGCAAGGCGATGAAACGCGAGGCGCGCTCCATGCTGTCACGCCTGTCGATCAACGTGCCGTCGATCAACCAGCGCGTGCGCCGTCTGTCGGGCGGCCAACGGCAGGCGATCTCGATCTGCCGCGCCGTCGGCTCCGGCGCCAAGCTGGTGGTGATGGACGAGCCGACCGCGGCGCTCGGCGTGCAAGAGACCGCCAATGTCGAGGCGCTGATCCGGCGCCTGCGCGAACAATCGGTCTCGGTCATCCTGGTCAGCCACAATTTCGATCAGGTGCGCCGCCTGTCCGACCAGATCTGGGTGATGCGGGCGGGCAAGATGGCGGCAACGGTGCGCGCTGCGGAAACCACCGGCAACGAACTCGTCGCGCTGGTCACCGGCGCGGCGTGA
- a CDS encoding substrate-binding domain-containing protein, translating to MRIFNGLALSAGLLATIAPVSAHAEDAAKVAAIVKGLDNPFFQTMQKGIEEQAKASGVNVSVQAAANMGDATGQADRLTAMAMQDFDCYLVNPISVSNLVQALVPVAQKKKPIVNIDSTIDAEQAKAAGFAVSTYIGTDNVAAGALAGEEMLKLVPKGSKVALIAGIVGDVGSNARIKGFKQAVEGKLEVVVMVSADWDREKALTAATDILAAHPDLAGFFAANDIMALGVERAVQTSGKDVKVIGLDGIVDALKSIAAGELSATVAQYPYVVGAMGLEACAVAAKGKELPANVPAPVLLINKDNAEASIKNFPRPGGDYPDPFREMLK from the coding sequence ATGCGCATCTTCAACGGCCTTGCGCTCAGCGCAGGTCTGCTGGCTACAATCGCTCCGGTGTCGGCCCATGCCGAGGACGCGGCAAAGGTCGCGGCCATCGTCAAAGGCCTCGACAACCCCTTCTTCCAGACCATGCAGAAGGGCATCGAGGAGCAGGCCAAGGCAAGCGGCGTCAATGTCAGCGTCCAGGCTGCCGCCAACATGGGCGACGCCACAGGCCAGGCTGACCGCCTGACCGCCATGGCCATGCAGGATTTCGATTGCTACCTGGTCAACCCGATCAGCGTCTCCAATCTCGTCCAGGCGCTGGTGCCGGTCGCCCAGAAGAAGAAGCCGATCGTCAACATCGACTCGACCATCGACGCCGAACAGGCCAAGGCCGCCGGCTTTGCCGTCTCGACCTATATCGGGACCGACAACGTCGCCGCCGGCGCGTTGGCCGGCGAGGAAATGTTGAAGCTGGTGCCGAAGGGCTCGAAGGTCGCGCTGATCGCCGGCATCGTCGGCGACGTCGGCTCCAATGCCCGCATCAAGGGCTTCAAGCAGGCCGTCGAAGGCAAGCTCGAGGTCGTGGTGATGGTCAGCGCCGATTGGGATCGCGAGAAGGCGCTGACGGCGGCCACCGACATCCTCGCCGCGCATCCGGATCTCGCCGGCTTCTTCGCCGCCAACGACATCATGGCGCTCGGTGTCGAACGCGCCGTGCAGACTTCAGGCAAGGACGTCAAGGTGATCGGCCTCGACGGCATCGTCGATGCGCTGAAATCGATCGCCGCTGGCGAACTCTCCGCCACCGTCGCCCAATATCCCTATGTCGTCGGCGCCATGGGCCTCGAAGCTTGTGCCGTCGCCGCCAAGGGCAAGGAACTGCCAGCCAATGTGCCGGCGCCGGTGCTGCTCATCAACAAGGACAATGCCGAGGCCTCGATCAAGAATTTTCCGCGCCCCGGCGGCGACTATCCCGATCCCTTCCGCGAGATGCTGAAGTGA